A region from the Desulfitobacterium dehalogenans ATCC 51507 genome encodes:
- a CDS encoding transcriptional regulator — translation MEERIERHINQYVEAELRNYRTYKKLIEEYDKELLYTGAKSGLGKDPTGRFSQNQISDPTHDEVARIIANEQRVSRMKDVVKCIEDVLEELSEEETRLVEMKYFKSCYTDFGIISELHIGQTKYYGDKRRIIRRFALRMRLI, via the coding sequence ATCAATATGTCGAAGCAGAGCTTAGGAATTATCGGACATACAAAAAACTTATTGAGGAATACGATAAAGAGTTGCTGTATACAGGTGCTAAATCGGGGCTTGGTAAAGACCCAACAGGGAGATTCTCACAGAATCAGATAAGCGACCCAACACATGATGAAGTAGCGAGGATTATCGCTAATGAGCAGAGAGTTAGCAGAATGAAAGATGTTGTGAAGTGTATCGAGGATGTCTTGGAAGAGTTGTCGGAAGAGGAAACAAGATTAGTCGAGATGAAATATTTTAAGAGTTGCTATACAGACTTTGGGATCATCAGTGAGCTGCACATAGGGCAAACAAAGTACTATGGAGACAAAAGAAGGATAATCAGAAGGTTTGCTTTAAGGATGCGATTGATATAA